GACTATCAGCTGGAATCCTCAAATCCCAGTTATAAAGTGTTACACTTTCTTAACTCATTCACCATGTATGAGATGGTAGTTCCAGTTTGCTCCTTATCCAAATGTGCACAAGGAATTTACTTTTCAGCTGGTCATAAGAACTGAAATCTTTTAGAGCAATAGCTCGTAAAATCTTTCTCAGCTTAAGGATATGCAGTTTATAAGGATAAGGTGAAGGATACCATTACAACTATGCAAGTACTCAAGAACAGCCAAAACTGGAACATCTTAAAACTTTTTAATGTGTGAACAAAATTTCTGATACAACGGTAATATTATTATTACCCAGTCAGATGTAAAAGATACATTCAATTACTTTTAAATCCGTCAAATGTTAGTGGAATATTATTTGGCCTGTTCTTGATTTGATGGGGTGGATGCCATTTGTTGAGTGGGATGGCTTACATCTGCACTGCCGACAATTTTCTTTGCTGCCATCTCTCTTTGGAGCATAGCCTGCTCGTGCATGGCCTTCAGCATCTCTTTCAtttgcttttcttctttctcaAGTTGCATATTCATTATCATCTCTGCGTTCTTATCAATTGGCTTGAAGTACTCTTCGATTGCAGCTTCCTGCAGCAGAAGAAAAGTTGGAAAGCATTAGTGCTGCAGCCATCAAATTGACAAAAGCAACCATCCCTCTAAAATGAAGTGTACTTCATAAATTCCCTCCAGAATGTCATTGCTTTTCGAGAGAGGGGTTACACACCAAACAGAATAAGATTCCTACCACAATTCTTGCTTTCCCATGCTACCCATCATAAATTGCTTTCATAGCCAATCAACATGAGTCATTCACATTATGGTTGAAAGAAcactgaagaggctaaatttgtgATTTTAATTTCTTAGGCAAAAGGTGGCTGGTTCTCTTTcaacctcaaaaaaatttcttaggAAAAAGGTGCATGGGTTGCTCACTGTACAAGCTAACATTATAAATCTAAACAGAAGCTCGTGTGTTTTGTTACCAGAGAGGATTATGTGATACAGGGGGACAAAAAAAAGCTTGACCAGAACATGCCTTTTAATCAAGAAGCTATGTCCAATCATTTTGTCTTATCTGAAAGTTATTCTTCAATGGTTTCAAGAAGTAGCACATGGATACTTTGTAACTTTGCCACTATTCACTGGCACAACATCATGCTGTTGTTTTTCTACATCTTAcattttcttttctccttttcttgtGATTCCCCTTTTCAGTTAGACTAAGTCTTCTATAACCACTGAATACATAGACATGCTCAATTTTCCATCAATCCAAAAACCAGTGAAGAAGCACATGACAGAGTGCTTTTAATTATAGATATTTGGAATTTTGGATGATATCAGTCATCTATGCCTAGCAACCACCATATTTGTGCCTTCATACATTGTTCCTATTATGTACATTATGGTTTCATTTCTCTATAGTTGTTTTATATTTTGTCTAATAAGACGCAATATTGTTTGTTGCTGTTACTGTGGAGGCACGACTAATAATTTTCATACTTTTTATCTAATACATCTAGCATACTCATTGTAGCTACTACCATCACTCTGAGTTAGAATGTTATccaaattctttaaaaaaaaattacaagtgcattaaatattaagttttgCACTTGCATGAGTATGAAAGGAACCGTATACTCTATCTCTTGATTCTTCACACACACATTTAAGTAGAGGTAAGTCATGTAAATACTCAAGACCACAGGTATTTCGAGACAGGGCTTACTGTTTCTTCCAGCTGACGATTAAGTGCTTGCATCTGCTCAACCATGCGACGAACCTCTGACAAAATAGCCTGTTCTGGAATCCTTCTCAACTCTTCCTTCCTAGCTTGTGCCTAAACAAATAAAACAAATAGAAAGTTCTAAAGCAGGTACAAATGCAGATTTCAATTTCATAACAAGGATAACTATATCATAGATATGCAAGACTTCATGTAGAACTAATTCAACATCAGCCCAAGGCTCTTCAAAGAGTAATATCTGAAAACTAATAAACAAATCAAAAATGACAAAAATTGTTGGATTTTGTGCAATGAACTAATAGATGTCACAACAAAATACTTATCTACTCAAGGTCTCTACATTGTTTTAATTCAGAATTCTTCCCAAGCCTGTCTTGCTTTAAACTCCACAAGTGCATTACTTAAGGTCTACATATATGGAAGAAGATTTGGTCTGGTGAAGTATATGGAATTATCATGATAATCCTATACCGGCCTTTAAATTCCTGATATACATGACTTTAAACttcttctttcattattttaaCCTAAGCAATATTATCAGCATTGGGCAATTTGCCCCCTTCATTTAATCATGGTTCAGTGACCATGTTGACCTACAGCTAACACCAAAGCACATCTATCTCCAGAAGTGGATGTACAGCCTATTAGCATGAAAAGCTCTGCTGTCTAGTCAGTCACTGGATCTCCATAGGAATTTCTGAAGCCATCTTAATTGCTTAGCTTTCACATGCATCTCATCCATGAATTTGAATACAGCTTTGAAGGTCAGGTCTTCAGGATTTTGTGCCCCATCAAATGGTTCTTACCAGAATCAGGATAGTCAAAGCAATGGATTTTACAAAATATTCACAATGGAAGCTCCCATCTCACTTCTAGCCCACGCAACCACCAATTCTGCTCGAATATGAGCACTTTTCCAGCAATGAATAGCAGCACTTTATCAGAACCGCATCCAATTCTCATTCTGCTTTCGCAGAAACTTTATGACAACTGCAGGACAAATGATCAGTTTCAACACCCTCCCTAACTTAAGACAACTTTGGCCCAATGGCTCATTAAGGATGCTCCTATACTCTTATCACCCATCTAGATCCTCCAGAAAATGATATTCCATAGAAATATTAACAAGAAAACATGCTGATCGATCAATGCATGAAGCTATATACACAAGCAAGAATACTCCCTtcagaaaaaaaaaggatgaacCACACAAAAAGTAAGCAAGAAATAAATGTGCTGCCAAAAGTCACGCACTAAGCTGTAAATGTGTGTCTGTGTGCATGCCTGATATGCTCCTCAAGAAAACAACACTGAATATAAAACTTATGACTATTATTGTAAAAGGATATAAAGTATGCATGTGAACACAAATATACACATGCATATGCGTGCATATACAAGCAGTATGTAAAAACGTCTATCTACTTAAAATATAATCAAACTAGAAAATGATGCAAAGAATGGATGCAATGTATGTATATCGTGTCAAACACTAGCGGTTACATATTTATCCTACAAATAATAAAGAACCTTTTCAATACGCTTTTGGAGTTGTAATCTGTAGGCTCTAATCCTTCTTTCTTCATATCCTGAGAGCACCCTGACAATAAACCATGCTTTCCTTCCAAATTCCAACCATTTATCCATAGCAGATAACTATATCAAATGCAAAGATTGTTCCTGCAGAAGACTATACAACAGGATAAATTCAACTCAAACCAAAACATAGAAAAGAGAACCATCAGCAAGTCTAGAAAGTAACAATGCCGTCGAGACAACTCTAAGGATTCACGTAAACTTAGGAAAAATAATTAAGCATTATACCGGCGATTGCTACGAAAAAGTTCTTTCTTCTTCTTAACTCAAATTAGGAACTTAGCCTGCTGAAATTAGGACTTAAAAACAGAGACTTTAGTGACTAATAAACTTTGGAGTAGATAAGAATTAGGGAATTAGGGATCAGAAGGAGAAGAGCTTTGGA
Above is a genomic segment from Elaeis guineensis isolate ETL-2024a chromosome 1, EG11, whole genome shotgun sequence containing:
- the LOC105038389 gene encoding uncharacterized protein; translation: MDKWLEFGRKAWFIVRVLSGYEERRIRAYRLQLQKRIEKAQARKEELRRIPEQAILSEVRRMVEQMQALNRQLEETEAAIEEYFKPIDKNAEMIMNMQLEKEEKQMKEMLKAMHEQAMLQREMAAKKIVGSADVSHPTQQMASTPSNQEQAK